A single window of Gammaproteobacteria bacterium DNA harbors:
- a CDS encoding cysteine desulfurase yields the protein MSAYLDYNATTPLDPRVREAMLPYLGEIYGNPSSLHWQGRLMRSAIEQARDQVASLVNAHPSQVVFTGCGTEANNLAIKGACATFTNPEVVISSIEHASVLEAAQAATQHGVLKYIPVDAQGVTQPDAVLQTLSSATKLVSVMWANNETGAIQPIAAIGQALAGRGVIFHSDATQAIGKQPVDFASSGAQLLTLSGHKMYASQGVGVLIHDKRVNLQPLLHGGGHEKGRRSGTENVAAIVGLGVAARLIKEELQTRITHMRALRNLVEQGLQKITGLVIFSEQAERLPNTVQFAVPACHGETLLMMLDKEGIAVSSGSACHSDIQEPSHVLTAMGVDDELALTAIRVSVGKDTTADEVNQFCQALYKIVNTLRSQAMSAA from the coding sequence ATGAGTGCTTATTTAGATTACAACGCAACAACGCCGCTGGATCCACGCGTGCGCGAAGCGATGTTGCCGTATCTAGGTGAAATTTATGGCAATCCTTCCAGCTTGCATTGGCAGGGTCGTTTAATGCGCAGTGCTATTGAACAAGCGCGTGATCAAGTCGCCAGTTTAGTGAATGCGCATCCTAGCCAAGTTGTCTTCACCGGCTGTGGTACTGAAGCCAATAACTTAGCGATTAAAGGCGCATGCGCAACCTTTACTAATCCTGAAGTTGTAATTAGTTCGATTGAACATGCGTCAGTTTTAGAAGCGGCACAAGCGGCAACTCAACACGGCGTTTTAAAATACATTCCAGTAGATGCGCAAGGCGTCACGCAGCCCGATGCTGTGTTGCAAACATTATCATCGGCTACAAAACTAGTTTCAGTCATGTGGGCGAATAACGAAACCGGTGCAATTCAACCGATTGCAGCGATTGGTCAAGCATTAGCGGGTCGTGGTGTGATTTTTCATAGCGATGCTACGCAAGCGATTGGTAAACAGCCGGTTGATTTTGCAAGTAGCGGTGCACAGCTGCTGACTTTGTCGGGTCATAAAATGTACGCCTCACAAGGCGTAGGTGTATTGATTCATGATAAACGCGTGAACTTGCAGCCTTTATTACACGGTGGCGGTCATGAAAAAGGTCGGCGTTCCGGTACTGAAAATGTCGCCGCTATTGTTGGTTTAGGTGTAGCCGCACGTTTGATTAAAGAAGAATTACAAACACGCATTACACACATGCGCGCACTGCGAAACCTAGTAGAGCAAGGTTTACAAAAAATTACTGGCTTAGTTATTTTTTCTGAGCAAGCAGAACGTTTGCCTAATACGGTACAGTTTGCGGTTCCAGCGTGTCACGGCGAAACGTTGCTGATGATGTTAGATAAAGAAGGCATTGCCGTATCCAGTGGCTCGGCTTGTCATAGCGACATACAAGAACCTAGTCATGTGTTAACCGCGATGGGTGTTGATGATGAATTAGCATTAACTGCAATTCGCGTCAGCGTTGGTAAAGACACGACCGCAGATGAAGTGAATCAATTTTGTCAGGCGCTTTATAAAATAGTAAATACACTGAGATCGCAAGCAATGTCTGCGGCCTAA
- the iscR gene encoding Fe-S cluster assembly transcriptional regulator IscR, whose translation MRLTTKGRYAVTAMLDLAVHDSGGPVALADISERQGISLSYLEQLFSRLRKTGLVKSTRGPGGGYKLSKASSEIAISDVIEAVDESVDATRCGGSRNCQGNTRCLTHDLWEDLSAQIRVFLRGVSLADLINRKTTLDVADRQDTFLLERRRDGEKMFSSRL comes from the coding sequence ATGCGACTTACAACCAAAGGCCGTTATGCGGTAACAGCCATGTTAGACCTAGCCGTACATGATAGCGGTGGTCCTGTAGCCTTGGCTGATATTTCAGAACGCCAAGGAATTTCGCTATCTTATTTGGAGCAATTGTTTTCGCGTTTACGCAAAACCGGTTTAGTAAAAAGTACGCGTGGCCCTGGTGGCGGGTATAAGTTGAGTAAGGCTTCTAGTGAAATTGCGATTTCGGATGTGATTGAAGCGGTTGATGAAAGTGTTGATGCGACCCGTTGTGGCGGTTCACGTAATTGCCAAGGTAATACGCGGTGTTTAACGCACGATTTATGGGAAGATTTAAGTGCACAAATTCGTGTGTTCTTAAGAGGCGTGAGTCTCGCCGATTTAATTAATCGTAAAACTACGTTAGATGTTGCTGATCGACAAGATACATTTTTATTAGAACGTCGCCGTGACGGCGAAAAAATGTTTAGCAGTCGTCTTTAA
- a CDS encoding RNA methyltransferase: MLKQLPNIRLVLVNTSHPGNIGGAARAMKTMGLNQLHLVAPKLFPAEEATARAAGADDVLENAHCHEDLASALADCALVIGTSARTRHLSWPAFSPAEAAARLLAEVQHRPVALVFGRERTGLTNEELDLCHFVVNIPTNPDYSSLNLASAVQIMAYEIRRLALIETPVETSTEAEEPLANVDLVEGMLAHLADVLVRLRITEAENAKLTLLRRFRRIFTRARLRTEEVHILRGLFAAMEKRSRAPEEL, translated from the coding sequence ATGTTAAAACAGCTCCCCAATATTCGTTTGGTCTTAGTGAATACCTCGCATCCCGGTAATATTGGTGGTGCTGCGCGCGCCATGAAAACCATGGGTTTGAATCAATTGCATCTGGTTGCGCCGAAACTGTTTCCCGCCGAAGAAGCCACTGCGCGGGCGGCAGGTGCAGATGATGTGTTGGAAAATGCGCACTGTCATGAGGATTTGGCGTCGGCGCTAGCGGATTGCGCATTGGTGATTGGTACGTCGGCACGCACGCGACATTTATCATGGCCGGCATTTTCGCCTGCCGAAGCGGCGGCGCGTTTATTGGCAGAAGTGCAGCATCGGCCGGTAGCATTGGTGTTTGGCCGCGAACGCACCGGTTTGACTAATGAAGAGTTAGATTTATGTCATTTTGTGGTGAACATTCCTACCAATCCTGATTACAGTTCGCTGAATTTAGCCTCTGCCGTGCAGATTATGGCCTATGAAATTCGTCGTTTAGCTTTAATCGAAACACCGGTCGAAACGTCGACTGAAGCCGAAGAGCCCTTAGCCAATGTGGACTTAGTAGAAGGTATGTTGGCGCATTTAGCCGACGTTTTAGTGCGTTTGCGGATTACTGAAGCTGAAAACGCCAAACTGACCTTGTTACGCCGTTTCCGACGCATCTTTACCCGTGCGCGCTTGCGCACTGAAGAAGTCCATATATTAAGAGGATTATTTGCGGCTATGGAGAAACGCAGCCGTGCTCCTGAGGAATTATGA
- a CDS encoding inositol monophosphatase: MHPALNIAIRAARAAGSSILRYYNRLDTLTVDIKRQNDFVTEADQHAENEIIKVLRRAYPAHAILAEESGAHGDSDHCWIIDPLDGTTNFMHGLPHFAVSIGLQIRGHLELAVIYDPIKQELFTAEKGGGARLNDKRIRVGNRHNTEGALFGTGFPFNTPGAMDFDAYLTTLKPIMANSAGIRRAGSAALDLAYVACARLDGFWEFKLKPWDMAAGVLLIQEAGGIVTDDNGGENYLASGNVVGGNPKLHKWLLENIQNSRPVIKSK, translated from the coding sequence ATGCATCCAGCACTTAACATCGCAATCCGTGCCGCTCGTGCGGCTGGCAGTAGCATCCTCCGTTATTACAATCGGTTGGACACCTTAACTGTCGACATTAAAAGACAAAATGATTTTGTTACAGAAGCGGATCAACACGCCGAAAACGAAATCATCAAAGTATTACGCCGCGCTTATCCTGCGCACGCCATTCTTGCCGAAGAAAGTGGCGCACACGGCGATAGCGATCATTGCTGGATCATTGATCCGCTCGACGGCACCACCAACTTCATGCACGGTCTTCCACACTTCGCTGTTTCTATTGGTTTACAAATTCGTGGACATTTAGAGCTCGCGGTGATTTACGATCCTATCAAACAAGAATTATTCACGGCTGAAAAAGGTGGCGGTGCGCGCTTAAACGACAAACGTATTCGTGTGGGCAATCGACACAACACAGAGGGCGCTCTCTTTGGTACCGGCTTTCCTTTCAATACACCGGGCGCAATGGATTTTGATGCGTACCTAACAACACTCAAACCGATCATGGCGAACAGTGCCGGCATCCGTCGTGCAGGTTCCGCTGCTTTAGATTTAGCGTATGTAGCATGCGCACGCTTAGATGGTTTTTGGGAATTCAAACTAAAACCCTGGGACATGGCCGCAGGCGTGTTATTGATACAAGAAGCTGGCGGAATTGTTACCGATGATAACGGTGGCGAAAATTATTTAGCTAGCGGCAACGTCGTGGGTGGAAATCCTAAATTACATAAATGGTTATTAGAAAATATTCAAAATAGTCGGCCAGTAATAAAATCAAAATAG
- the secF gene encoding protein translocase subunit SecF — protein MNIHNLKINFIGARYWLMAASILFVGLSIFGLATRGLNLGIDFTGGYLIEVGYAAPVELSKVRGALEENGVPGATVQYFGTSRDVLIRVLPSDEAETGQDQATTLSDKIYSILQQHTTGATLRRVEYVGPQVGDELKNSGGMAILVATFFIFLYVAMRFNRWFFSAGAIVATAHDVVLTLGVFAWLGISFDLATLAAILAIIGYSLNDTIVVFDRIRENFFRTRSNDTAEIMNVAINDTLSRTLMTSGVTLLSVLALFFFGGEVVYGFSLALILGILIGTYSSIFVASPVVLFLGLTRQDMLNAEKEKQTAKEAREIGMP, from the coding sequence ATGAACATACATAATTTAAAAATAAATTTCATTGGCGCACGTTATTGGTTAATGGCCGCTTCCATTTTGTTTGTTGGCTTGTCGATTTTCGGCCTGGCAACGCGCGGTTTGAATTTAGGCATTGATTTCACCGGCGGTTATTTGATTGAGGTGGGTTACGCTGCACCGGTTGAATTATCAAAAGTGCGCGGAGCATTAGAAGAAAACGGCGTACCTGGTGCAACCGTGCAATATTTTGGTACTTCTAGAGATGTGCTAATTCGAGTGTTGCCATCAGACGAAGCAGAGACTGGTCAAGATCAAGCCACAACCTTAAGCGACAAAATTTATAGCATCTTGCAGCAGCATACGACAGGCGCCACATTGCGCCGTGTTGAATACGTTGGCCCACAAGTCGGCGATGAATTAAAAAATAGCGGCGGCATGGCAATATTAGTCGCGACGTTTTTTATTTTCCTTTATGTGGCTATGCGTTTTAATCGTTGGTTCTTTTCCGCCGGCGCTATTGTCGCTACCGCGCATGACGTGGTTCTGACATTAGGCGTGTTTGCTTGGTTAGGTATTAGTTTTGATTTAGCAACCTTAGCGGCGATATTAGCGATCATTGGTTATTCGCTGAATGACACGATTGTTGTTTTCGATCGTATTCGCGAAAACTTTTTCCGTACGCGCAGTAATGATACTGCAGAAATTATGAATGTTGCGATTAATGATACTTTAAGTCGTACTTTGATGACATCGGGCGTTACTTTGTTATCAGTGCTAGCGTTATTTTTCTTTGGCGGTGAAGTGGTTTATGGTTTTTCACTCGCACTTATTTTGGGTATTTTAATCGGTACTTATTCATCTATATTTGTCGCGAGCCCTGTTGTTTTGTTTTTGGGTTTAACCCGCCAAGATATGTTGAATGCTGAAAAAGAAAAACAAACTGCAAAAGAAGCCCGTGAAATTGGCATGCCATAG
- the secD gene encoding protein translocase subunit SecD — protein MVNQYPLWKYLSLLVALMLGILYALPNLYGDDPVVQVASREVAIDASLREQVEVALTEAGVPFSAVDIEPSHVVARFADTDIQLAGQEALVQRMGEKFSVSLNLESATPKWLRAIGAKPMYLGLDLRGGVHFLLQVDMDSALKQRMESYTDAFRSVLIKNKLRYGRVQPGADRITLGFRDAAVAEKAQSTLENEFPDLKFTASTFTSPDPTVAATPAAGVTPVAGVQEVVTLVATMREEVIKKERSDALTQNIVTLRNRVNDLGVAEPIIQQQGTDRIIVQLPGVQDTAEAKRRLGNTATLEYRLIYGTPSDWARADQSGAAVPVDAKLYRDRDGKAVLLRRSLIVTGDSITSASAGFDPTNGQPAVFVNLDGKGADRMSEVTGQNINKDMAVVFIEYQTDTKEVDGKLQISTNKKETVISIATIRDQLSRRFQTTGVSTAEAQDLALSLRSGALKAPMKIVEERTVGPSLGRDNIDNGLKSVMIGFIAVFVFMILNYKTFGLLANITLAVNVVLLVAILSLLQATLTMPGIAGIVLTVGMAVDANVLIYERIREEIRLGNSVQAAIHAGFDKAFATITDSNVTTLIAALAMLSLGSGPVRGFAVTLALGILTSMFTAVVGTRAMVNLLYGGRTIKRLSI, from the coding sequence ATCGTGAATCAATATCCTCTCTGGAAATATCTGTCGTTACTCGTGGCTTTGATGCTAGGCATTTTGTATGCCTTGCCCAATCTGTATGGTGATGATCCCGTAGTACAAGTTGCTTCACGAGAAGTGGCTATTGATGCATCGTTACGTGAACAAGTAGAAGTGGCATTAACCGAAGCGGGCGTTCCATTTTCGGCGGTAGACATTGAGCCATCCCATGTTGTTGCGCGCTTTGCAGATACCGATATTCAATTAGCGGGTCAAGAAGCATTAGTGCAACGCATGGGTGAAAAATTCAGTGTTTCGTTGAATCTAGAATCAGCCACACCAAAATGGTTACGTGCTATCGGCGCAAAACCCATGTATCTCGGTTTAGATTTACGCGGTGGTGTGCACTTTTTGCTGCAAGTAGATATGGATAGCGCATTAAAACAACGCATGGAAAGTTATACCGATGCGTTTCGTTCGGTGTTAATTAAAAACAAATTACGTTATGGTCGGGTTCAACCCGGCGCTGATCGCATCACTTTAGGATTTCGCGATGCTGCAGTCGCTGAAAAAGCGCAGAGCACATTAGAAAATGAATTTCCTGATTTAAAATTTACTGCTAGCACTTTTACATCTCCAGATCCAACGGTAGCGGCAACTCCCGCAGCAGGTGTAACACCGGTTGCTGGCGTGCAAGAAGTGGTCACGTTAGTGGCAACCATGCGCGAAGAAGTGATCAAAAAAGAACGCAGCGATGCGCTTACGCAAAACATTGTAACTTTGCGTAATCGTGTGAATGACTTGGGTGTGGCCGAACCTATTATTCAGCAACAAGGTACAGATCGTATTATTGTGCAATTACCGGGCGTACAAGATACCGCTGAAGCAAAACGTCGTTTAGGTAATACCGCAACTCTTGAATATCGTTTGATTTATGGCACGCCTAGTGATTGGGCGCGTGCTGATCAAAGCGGTGCAGCAGTGCCCGTAGATGCCAAACTTTATCGTGATCGAGATGGTAAAGCGGTGTTATTGCGCCGCTCATTAATTGTGACGGGCGATAGTATTACTAGCGCCAGCGCTGGCTTTGATCCAACAAATGGTCAGCCTGCTGTGTTTGTAAATTTGGATGGCAAAGGCGCTGATCGCATGAGCGAAGTGACCGGCCAAAATATTAACAAAGATATGGCGGTTGTGTTTATTGAGTATCAAACCGATACCAAAGAAGTGGATGGCAAATTACAAATCTCTACCAATAAAAAAGAAACCGTGATTAGCATTGCTACTATCCGTGATCAACTGAGTCGACGTTTTCAAACAACCGGTGTTAGCACTGCTGAAGCACAAGATTTAGCATTGTCATTACGTTCAGGCGCGTTAAAAGCGCCAATGAAAATTGTTGAAGAACGCACGGTGGGGCCAAGTTTGGGTCGCGATAATATTGATAATGGTTTGAAATCCGTAATGATTGGTTTCATCGCCGTGTTTGTTTTCATGATATTGAATTATAAAACATTTGGTTTATTAGCGAATATTACGTTAGCCGTGAACGTGGTATTGCTCGTCGCTATTTTATCGTTACTGCAAGCAACGTTAACCATGCCGGGTATTGCTGGTATCGTCTTAACAGTAGGTATGGCGGTAGATGCAAACGTATTAATTTATGAGCGGATCCGCGAAGAAATACGCTTGGGTAATAGTGTGCAAGCGGCTATTCATGCTGGCTTTGATAAAGCGTTTGCCACCATTACTGACTCGAATGTCACAACCTTGATCGCCGCTTTAGCGATGTTGAGTTTAGGTTCAGGTCCTGTGCGCGGATTTGCGGTAACGTTGGCCTTAGGTATTTTAACGTCTATGTTTACAGCGGTCGTGGGTACTCGCGCCATGGTGAACTTGTTATACGGCGGTCGTACCATCAAGCGTTTATCGATTTAA
- the yajC gene encoding preprotein translocase subunit YajC: MDWFIASAHAQGTAAPQGGGLLPILWMVALIVFFYFFLIRPQQKRAKEQRELVAALKKGDEVITTGGVLGKLTDVGENFVTLQIADGVEIKLQKQAIANVVPKGTVGKA, encoded by the coding sequence ATGGATTGGTTTATTGCTAGCGCGCATGCACAAGGTACTGCAGCCCCTCAGGGCGGTGGTTTATTGCCGATTTTGTGGATGGTTGCGTTAATCGTCTTCTTTTATTTTTTCTTAATTCGTCCACAACAAAAACGTGCGAAAGAACAGCGCGAATTAGTGGCTGCCTTGAAAAAAGGTGATGAAGTGATTACTACTGGCGGTGTCTTAGGCAAACTTACCGATGTAGGCGAAAATTTTGTGACCTTACAAATCGCTGATGGTGTAGAGATCAAATTACAAAAACAAGCGATTGCCAATGTAGTGCCCAAAGGTACTGTTGGGAAAGCGTGA
- the tgt gene encoding tRNA guanosine(34) transglycosylase Tgt yields MQFEIFAKSGQARRGRLSFKRGVVDTPAFMPVGTYGTVKAMVAEEIQALGAQIILGNTFHLMLRPGTEIIRKHGDLHDFMHWQGPILTDSGGFQVFSLAKLRKVTREGVRFQSPVNGDTVFLDPEISMQVQRDLGSDIVMIFDECTPYPATHEVAKASMELSLHWAERSKHAHADNPAALFGIVQGGMYDDLRHASLAGLTDIGFDGYAVGGLAVGEPAEERLAVLDELSDMLPQDKPRYLMGVGTPLDILAAVARGVDMFDCVIPTRNARNGFLYTFDGVLRIRNAQYADDISPIDPQCGCYTCQHYSRAYLRHLDRCGEILAARLNTVHNLYFYQQLMREIREAISQNQLAEYTHAFVTRFQAGKFAQKSNLTRDAQP; encoded by the coding sequence ATGCAATTTGAGATTTTTGCTAAATCTGGGCAAGCGCGGCGCGGGCGTTTGAGTTTTAAACGCGGCGTGGTCGACACGCCTGCTTTTATGCCGGTGGGCACTTATGGCACCGTGAAAGCCATGGTCGCAGAAGAAATTCAGGCTTTGGGCGCACAAATTATTTTGGGTAATACTTTTCATTTAATGCTGCGACCCGGCACCGAGATTATTCGGAAGCACGGTGATTTACATGATTTCATGCATTGGCAAGGTCCCATCTTGACTGACTCGGGTGGTTTTCAAGTTTTTAGTTTGGCCAAATTACGCAAAGTCACACGCGAAGGCGTGCGGTTTCAATCTCCCGTAAACGGCGATACGGTGTTTCTGGATCCAGAAATTTCTATGCAAGTGCAGCGCGATTTGGGTTCAGACATCGTGATGATTTTTGATGAATGCACGCCTTATCCAGCGACCCATGAAGTAGCCAAAGCGTCGATGGAGTTATCGTTGCATTGGGCCGAACGTAGCAAACACGCGCATGCCGATAATCCGGCTGCTTTATTCGGGATTGTGCAGGGCGGTATGTATGATGATTTGCGTCATGCGTCTTTGGCAGGATTAACGGATATCGGCTTTGATGGTTATGCCGTCGGCGGCTTGGCCGTAGGCGAACCCGCGGAAGAGCGCTTGGCAGTATTAGATGAATTAAGTGACATGCTGCCGCAAGATAAACCTCGTTATTTAATGGGCGTGGGTACGCCGCTCGATATTTTAGCGGCGGTAGCGCGGGGCGTAGATATGTTCGATTGCGTGATACCCACCCGCAATGCACGCAATGGTTTTTTGTACACGTTTGATGGCGTATTGCGGATCCGTAATGCGCAATACGCCGATGACATCAGCCCGATCGATCCGCAATGTGGCTGTTATACCTGCCAACACTACAGCCGTGCTTATTTGCGACATTTGGATCGTTGCGGTGAAATTCTGGCAGCACGACTCAATACCGTACATAACCTATATTTTTATCAGCAATTGATGCGGGAAATCCGCGAAGCCATTAGTCAAAACCAATTAGCCGAATATACGCATGCATTTGTCACACGTTTTCAGGCAGGCAAATTTGCTCAAAAATCTAATCTCACCCGCGATGCACAGCCGTGA
- the queA gene encoding tRNA preQ1(34) S-adenosylmethionine ribosyltransferase-isomerase QueA, whose product MKTADFDYELPADLIAQRPLPQRTASRLLYLPASVNPGEWQDWQFPQLLDWLRPHDLLVFNDTRVFPARLFGQKASGGKIEVLVERLLDEHRVWAHVRASKAPKSGSQLDFGSNTAMVLGRPAMNGGELFELAFAQPVLPFLQQHGHIPLPPYIDRADDVDDNLRYQTVFAREVGAVAAPTAGLHFDESLLAAIKAREVQQAFVTLHVGAGTFQPVRTDDLDKHHMHSEWLHVSAQTCEQIKICRQQGGRVIAVGTTVMRSLETASLNGGLQPYIGDTQIFIRPGFKFQCVDALITNFHLPRSTLLMLVSAFGGYAQLMGAYQHAVNSRYRFFSYGDAMLIERNEAVHAI is encoded by the coding sequence ATGAAAACGGCCGACTTTGATTACGAACTCCCCGCCGACTTGATTGCGCAACGGCCTTTGCCGCAGCGCACTGCGAGTCGTTTACTGTATTTGCCAGCCAGCGTTAATCCAGGCGAGTGGCAAGATTGGCAGTTCCCGCAATTATTAGATTGGTTGCGTCCGCATGATCTTTTAGTGTTTAACGACACGCGGGTTTTTCCAGCGCGTTTGTTTGGCCAAAAAGCCTCGGGCGGTAAAATTGAAGTGTTGGTCGAGCGTTTGTTAGATGAGCATCGCGTGTGGGCACACGTTCGCGCTAGCAAAGCGCCTAAATCCGGGAGTCAGTTAGATTTTGGGTCGAATACGGCCATGGTCTTAGGCCGCCCCGCGATGAACGGCGGCGAATTATTTGAGCTCGCTTTTGCTCAGCCCGTATTACCCTTTTTACAACAACATGGTCATATTCCATTACCACCTTATATAGATCGTGCGGATGATGTTGATGACAATCTTCGTTATCAAACCGTATTCGCTCGCGAAGTAGGTGCGGTGGCGGCGCCTACCGCCGGACTGCATTTCGATGAATCTTTATTAGCGGCTATTAAAGCGCGAGAAGTGCAACAAGCATTCGTGACTTTGCATGTCGGTGCGGGGACGTTTCAGCCGGTACGCACGGATGATCTGGATAAACATCATATGCATTCCGAATGGTTACATGTTTCAGCGCAGACCTGTGAGCAAATTAAAATTTGTCGGCAACAAGGCGGGCGCGTGATTGCGGTAGGGACGACCGTGATGCGCAGTTTAGAGACCGCATCGCTGAACGGTGGCTTGCAGCCTTATATAGGTGATACGCAAATTTTTATTCGTCCCGGTTTTAAGTTTCAATGTGTGGATGCGCTGATTACCAATTTTCATTTGCCGCGTTCGACTTTGCTAATGTTAGTGTCAGCATTTGGCGGTTATGCGCAATTAATGGGTGCGTATCAGCATGCGGTGAATTCACGTTATCGATTTTTCAGTTATGGGGATGCTATGTTGATTGAACGTAATGAGGCTGTGCATGCAATTTGA
- a CDS encoding helix-hairpin-helix domain-containing protein: protein MQLQKWFGIIVLSVMSSIVFAGTVDINTANAKTLAAELKGVGDDKAAAIVQYREKHGPFKSINELNKVDGIGEKTIKNNADKLSIGKPKE from the coding sequence ATGCAATTACAAAAGTGGTTCGGCATTATTGTTTTGAGTGTGATGAGCAGCATCGTGTTTGCAGGAACGGTAGATATTAATACCGCGAACGCTAAAACATTAGCCGCTGAATTAAAAGGTGTAGGTGATGATAAAGCCGCGGCGATTGTGCAATATCGAGAAAAACACGGCCCTTTTAAATCCATTAATGAATTAAATAAAGTTGATGGCATCGGTGAAAAAACCATTAAAAATAATGCGGATAAATTAAGCATCGGTAAACCGAAAGAATAA
- the pyrF gene encoding orotidine-5'-phosphate decarboxylase, with amino-acid sequence MTMTHKMQRIVTQPRVIVALDFSNETALWSLVEKLNPADCRLKIGKELFTSQGPDLVRRLTQRGFDVFLDLKFHDIPNTVAKAVSAAADLGVWMVNVHASGGAKMLDAARAALSAADGPLLIAVTVLTSLQQSDLTTVGVNDSVEQQVQRLTRLAANAGFDGVVCSAHEAASVKQLTNTDFLTITPGVRPQGAAVQDQQRIMTPREALRNQADYLVIGRPITQADNPVSELLTINSDINEYLAQR; translated from the coding sequence ATGACCATGACTCATAAAATGCAACGTATAGTTACCCAGCCGCGTGTCATTGTCGCGCTAGATTTTTCAAACGAGACAGCGTTATGGTCTTTAGTAGAAAAGCTTAATCCTGCGGATTGTCGTTTGAAAATTGGCAAAGAGTTATTTACGTCACAGGGCCCTGATTTAGTTCGACGTTTAACGCAACGTGGGTTTGATGTGTTCTTGGATTTAAAATTTCACGATATTCCTAACACCGTTGCTAAAGCCGTTAGTGCCGCTGCAGATTTGGGCGTGTGGATGGTCAATGTGCACGCCAGTGGCGGCGCTAAAATGTTGGATGCTGCACGTGCTGCTTTATCAGCAGCAGATGGACCATTATTAATTGCAGTTACAGTGTTGACGAGTTTGCAGCAGAGTGATTTAACTACCGTTGGTGTTAATGATAGTGTTGAGCAGCAAGTGCAACGCTTAACCCGCTTGGCGGCGAATGCAGGATTTGATGGTGTCGTGTGTTCGGCGCACGAAGCCGCAAGTGTTAAACAATTAACCAATACCGATTTTTTAACGATTACACCCGGTGTGCGTCCGCAAGGTGCTGCGGTCCAAGATCAACAACGCATCATGACACCGCGCGAAGCGTTGCGTAATCAAGCGGATTATTTAGTTATTGGCCGTCCTATCACTCAAGCTGACAACCCCGTCAGTGAATTGCTGACAATTAATTCGGATATTAACGAATATCTTGCTCAGCGCTAA